The following proteins are co-located in the Perca fluviatilis chromosome 22, GENO_Pfluv_1.0, whole genome shotgun sequence genome:
- the fastkd3 gene encoding FAST kinase domain-containing protein 3, mitochondrial, whose amino-acid sequence MALKLIQRCPLLGQIVIQRYPPVGSVCTTRLLSISSQGLPLCVACLCTSAIRRQCSKKLQSDCGIRSLTTIVKEPSFVASSSVGLHRDSGPRFRLTQLHRPTAAEEQVFQQRLGSCSSSRQVFTLLRTVEIISDTMAAAALHRVADLEQEGNSLKDPTVLEKDTIRALCFQLEQDSGRLTDAGLVSALLACTRLFLDPWSTLMVRLVSESQERLDRGQMSVGQLCTLGQAMLAVGGPGCVMLEQVMEQIQKQEPAKWSLADLIAAYRFLQGGVGEYGKFRNLLNAMHTHAVRVTSRMDPPAVSGLLSALVTLNQTQAMPLVINLCKQAVRHVPHFTDEELTIVLGALMHFGHSDHYFVEAMERYVPTMAFTSHPETVTKVAQFFGRRNILSPTVFDAVAESFVYRADDYSTSQVARQIMALGKLGYLPPNAGEVFRKVETILRTRFSHFQPRTLLNLLHSCTLVERFPVNFVSKVFSSYFLQQLQEQGTGMDRIVLAQLTQLYMTLKLECPFYEGPRLLPKYRVKSFLMSGRSLETPVDAHLYNSVKNGLVDLLGARSYFGSKVLTPYCYTLDVEIKLDEEGYVLPASHIDEVYKRIALCIDGQKRFTTNTRQLLGKEAIKQRHLRLLGYEVVQIPYYEFEKLQNKTSVVEYLHQRIFPHTYRLSW is encoded by the exons ATGGCTCTGAAGCTGATCCAGAGATGTCCGCTTCTCGGGCAGATCGTGATTCAACGATACCCTCCTGTTGGATCCGTGTGCACCACCAGGCTCCTGAGTATCAGCAGTCAAGGTCTACCCTTATGTGTAGCCTGCCTGTGTACCTCAGCCATTCGGAGACAGTGCAGCAAAAAGCTCCAGTCGGACTGCGGGATAAGAAGCCTGACCACCATCGTGAAGGAGCCGTCCTTCGTCGCTAGCAGCTCTGTAGGACTCCACAGAGATTCAGGCCCTCGGTTCCGTTTGACCCAGCTGCACCGGCCCACAGCTGCAGAGGAGCAGGTTTTCCAGCAGCGTCTAGGGAGCTGCTCCTCTTCCCGGCAGGTCTTCACACTGCTGCGCACAGTGGAGATCATCTCTGACACCATGGCTGCAGCAGCACTTCACCGTGTGGCCGACCTGGAGCAGGAGGGTAACTCTTTGAAGGACCCTACAGTGCTGGAGAAGGACACCATCAGAGCTCTGTGCTTCCAGCTGGAGCAGGACTCTGGGCGTCTGACGGATGCTGGGCTAGTATCAGCTCTCCTTGCTTGCACTCGCCTCTTCTTGGATCCTTGGAGCACGCTGATGGTACGGCTGGTGTCTGAGAGCCAAGAGAGGCTAGACAGAGGGCAGATGAGTGTAGGGCAGCTGTGTACCCTGGGCCAGGCGATGCTGGCTGTGGGGGGTCCTGGCTGTGTGATGCTGGAGCAGGTGATGGAGCAAATCCAGAAGCAGGAGCCTGCCAAGTGGAGCCTAGcagatctcatcgctgcttatAGATTTCTGCAAGGTGGAGTGGGTGAATATGGAAAATTCCGCAATCTGCTGAACGCCATGCACACCCACGCCGTGAGGGTCACTTCCCGCATGGATCCCCCTGCTGTCAGTGGGCTGCTCAGTGCTCTTGTGACCCTGAACCAGACGCAGGCCATGCCTCTTGTGATCAATCTTTGTAAGCAGGCTGTACGGCATGTACCTCACTTCACTGATGAGGAGCTCACAATTGTGCTTGGGGCCCTAATGCACTTTGGTCACAGCGATCATTACTTTGTGGAGGCGATGGAAAGGTATGTGCCCACTATGGCCTTCACCTCCCACCCAGAAACAGTTACCAAGGTGGCTCAGTTCTTTGGTCGGAGGAACATCCTGTCCCCGACTGTGTTTGATGCTGTTGCAGAGAGCTTTGTGTACAGAGCAGACGACTACAGCACCAGCCAGGTAGCCAGGCAGATCATGGCTCTCGGAAAACTCGGCTACCTTCCTCCCAACGCTGGCGAGGTATTCAGGAAAGTTGAAACCATCCTGCGTACACGCTTTTCACACTTTCAGCCCCGAACGCTGCTTAACCTCCTCCACTCATGCACCCTGGTGGAGAGGTTCCCTGTTAATTTTGTATCCAAAGTTTTCAGCAGTTACTTCCTCCAGCAACTGCAAG AGCAGGGCACAGGAATGGACCGGATAGTCCTGGCACAGCTGACCCAGCTCTACATGACTCTGAAGTTGGAGTGTCCTTTCTATGAG GGTCCCAGGCTCCTTCCCAAGTACCGCGTCAAGTCTTTCCTCATGTCTGGACGCTCTCTTGAGACGCCAGTGGACGCACATCTGTACAACTCTGTGAAAAACGGGCTGGTGGATTTGCTAGGGGCTCGTTCATACTTTGGATCCAAAGTTCTCACACCGTACTGCTACACACTCG ATGTGGAGATAAAACTTGATGAAGAGGGATATGTGCTGCCTGCCAGTCATATTGATGAAGTATACAAAAG GATAGCTCTTTGTATTGATGGACAAAAGAGGTTCACTACAAACACGAGGCAGCTACTTGGAAAAGAGGCTATCAAGCAGCGACATCTGAGGCTTCTGGGATATGAAGTTGTTCAG ATTCCTTACTATGAATTTGAAAAACTGCAAAACAAGACCAGTGTTGTGGAGTATCTGCACCAAAGAATCTTCCCTCACACTTACAGGCTGAGCTGGTGA
- the myl12.1 gene encoding myosin, light chain 12, genome duplicate 1 yields the protein MSSKRAKGKTTKKRPQRATSNVFAMFDQSQIQEFKEAFNMIDQNRDGFVDKEDLHDMLASLGKNPTDEYLEAMMMEAPGPINFTMFLTMFGEKLNGTDPEDVIRNAFACFDEEGTGVIQEEYLRELLTTMGDRFTDEEVDELFREAPIDKKSNFNYVEFTRILKHGAKDKDD from the exons atgtctagCAAAAGAGCAAAGGGAAAGACCACGAAGAAGCGCCCTCAGCGTGCAACTTCCAATGTCTTCGCCATGTTTGACCAGTCTCAGATTCAGGAGTTCAAGGAGGCCTTTAACATGATTGACCAAAACCGTGATGGGTTTGTGGACAAAGAGGACCTTCACGACATGCTGGCCTCACTGG ggaAAAATCCAACTGATGAGTACCTGGAGGCCATGATGATGGAAGCTCCTGGACCCATTAACTTCACCATGTTCCTCACCATGTTTGGGGAGAAGCTCAATGGCACAGACCCTGAGGATGTGATCAGGAATGCATTTGCTTGCTTCGATGAGGAGGGGACAG GTGTCATCCAGGAAGAATACCTCAGAGAGCTGCTCACAACAATGGGTGACCGCTTTACAGATGAGGAGGTGGACGAGCTCTTCAGGGAGGCCCCGATCGACAAGAAAAGCAACTTCAACTACGTGGAGTTCACACGCATCCTAAAGCATGGTGCCAAGGACAAGGACGATTAA
- the chmp5b gene encoding charged multivesicular body protein 5 has product MNRIFGRGTPKAPPPNLTDCIGTVDSRAESTDKKIARLDAELVKYKDQMKKMRDGPSKNMVKQKAMRVLKQKRMYEGQRDNLMQQSFNMEQTNYTLQTLKDTKTTVDAMKIGLKDMKKAYKHVKIDQIEDLQDELGDMMEDANDIQEALGRSYGTPEIDDDDLEAELDALGDELLMDDDSSYLDEASTAPSIPEGMPGDKSVNRDGVLVDEFGLPQIPAT; this is encoded by the exons GTTGATTCTCGTGCGGAATCTACTGACAAGAAGATTGCCAGACTAGATGCTGAACTTGTGAAATACAAGGACCAGATGAAAAAGATGAGAGATGGGCCCTCAAAG AACATGGTCAAGCAAAAAGCTATGAGAGTTCTGAAGCAGAAGCGAAT GTATGAGGGCCAGAGAGATAACCTCATGCAGCAGTCGTTTAACATGGAACAAACAAACTACACACTCCAGACCCTTAAAGACACTAAAACCACT GTTGATGCCATGAAAATCGGCCTCAAAGACATGAAGAAGGCATACAAGCATGTGAAAATTGATCAGATTGAG GATCTTCAGGATGAGCTCGGGGACATGATGGAGGATGCCAATGACATCCAGGAGGCGCTGGGAAGAAGCTATGGCACGCCTGAAATTGATGACGACGACTTGGAAGCAG AGCTGGATGCTTTGGGAGACGAGCTCCTGATGGATGACGACAGCTCCTACCTGGACGAGGCTTCAACAGCTCCTTCCATCCCAGAGGGCATGCCCGGCGACAAGTCTGTCAACAGG GACGGTGTCCTGGTGGACGAGTTTGGCCTTCCTCAGATTCCTGCTACATAA